A window of Saccopteryx leptura isolate mSacLep1 chromosome 5, mSacLep1_pri_phased_curated, whole genome shotgun sequence contains these coding sequences:
- the LOC136405676 gene encoding BPI fold-containing family B member 1-like: MSHSQKPLSPPRHQLISLFVSGKDENTNVSPELTQELKDHDAVNILEQLPLLSTVRDEPARGIPVLGSLVNSVLNHIVWLKVTSANILQPQVLPSADDQELTVKIPLDMVAGFNTPLVKTIVEMHMETQAQATIRMKTSRTGQSLTLSSCSNSHGSLRISLLQKLSFMVPVWCQPCPNW; this comes from the exons ATGTCCCACTCACAGAAGCCACTCTCCCCACCACGCCATCAGCTCATCAGCCTGTTCGTCTCAGGCAAGGATGAGAATACA AATGTGTCCCCAGAGCTGACACAGGAGCTGAAGGACCATGATGCTGTCAACATCTTAGAGCAGCTCCCTCTGCTCAGCACCGTGCGGGACGAGCCAGCCAGGGGCATCCCCGTCCTGGGCAGCCTGGTGAACTCTGTCCTGAACCATATTGTCTG GCTGAAAGTCACCTCAGCCAACATCCTCCAGCCGCAGGTGCTACCCTCTGCTGACGACCAGGAGCTGACAGTCAAGATCCCACTGGACATGGTGGCCGGATTCAACAC GCCGCTGGTCAAGACCATCGTGGAGATGCACATGGAGACGCAGGCCCAGGCCACCATCCGGATGAAGACCAGCAGAACAGGCCAGAGCCTCACCCTCAGCAGCTGCTCCAACAGCCACGGGAGCCTGCGCATCAGCCTGCTGCAGAA GCTCTCTTTCATGGTGCCAGTTTGGTGCCAGCCCTGCCCAAACTGGTGA